The window CGGGCGGTCGTGACAGCGAGGGACGCATGCTGATTCGCAGGGCGACGCAGATTCCGGCGCGGGAGATCACCGACGAGCGGCTGTACCTCGATCGACGGGCGTTCATCAAGTCGTCCGTCGGTGTCGCGGCTGGCGGGCTGGCCGGCGCGTTGATGGTGGGCGACGCGCACGCACAGACAGCGCTCACCGGCGTCACGAAGAGTCCGCTGAGCACGACGGGCGAGAAGCTCAACTCGTTCGAGGACATCACCAGCTACAACAACTTCTACGAGTTCGGTACCGACAAGGGTGACCCGAAGGCCCACAGCGGCAGGTTCAAGCCGCTGCCGTGGACGGTGAAGATCGACGGCGAGGTCGGCAAGCCAGGCGCGTACACCATCGAGGATCTGCTGACGCGTTTCCCCCTCGAGGAACGCGTCTACCGCCTGCGGTGCGTGGAAGCGTGGTCGATGGTCATCCCGTGGGTCGGGTTCCCGCTCGCGAGCCTGTTGAAGCTGGTCGAACCCACGTCGAAAGCGGGCTTTGTCGAGTTCACCACCATCGACCGCGCGTCGGAGATGCCCGGCCTCCGCTATCCCGTGCTCGAGTGGCCGTACAAGGAGGGCCTGCGCCTCGACGAGGCGCAGCATCCGCTGACGCTGCTCGCCGTCGGCCTGTACGGCAAGACGCTCCTGAACCAGAACGGTGCGCCGCTCCGTCTCGTGGTGCCGTGGAAGTACGGCTTCAAGAGCATCAAGTCGATCGTGCGCCTCAGGCTCACGGCGGGGCGCCCGCAGACGTCATGGAATCGCTCGGCGCCGCAGGAGTACGGGTTCTATTCGAACGTGAACCCGGAGGTCGATCATCCGCGCTGGAGCCAGGCCAGGGAACGCCGCATCGGCGAGTTCTTCCGTCGCGAGACGCTGATGTTCAACGGCTATGCCGACCAGGTCGCGAAGCTCTACGCCGGCATGAACCTGAAGCGGGAGTTCTGAAGAGGACCATGTGCGAGCGGTTGTGGTGATGCGCGGGTCCTGTCGCCGGACAGCCCCACCCGTCCTCCTCGCCAAGTGCACTCGTACGGGAGAGGCTCGTCGGCACGGGCGGGGCGGCCCCGTCCGGCGCCACCCGCGCACACGTCGCTGCGCTCACGTGATGGGTGAGGTGGATTCGTACGGATGCTGACTGCACGTCGTCTGAAGCCGCTGATCTGGATCGTCTGCCTCGCGCCGTTGGCGTGGCTGGTGTATCGGATGGTGTTCGGCGGGTTGAGCCCGAATCCGATCGACGACATCACCGACCAGACGGGGCAGTGGGCGTTGCGCTGGTTGCTCGTGAGTCTGGCGGTGACGCCCATCCGGCGGCTGACCGGATGGAACGGGGTCGTGCAGTGGCGCCGACTGCTGGGGCTGTTCGCGTTCTTCTACGTCTGCCTGCACCTGGCGACCTACGTGGTGCTCGACCAGTTCTTCGACGTCAACGCCATCGCCGCCGACATCGCGAAGCGCCGCTACATCACGGTTGGCGTCGCCGGCTTCCTGCTTCTGCTGCCGCTGGCCATCACCTCGACGCAGGGCTGGATTGGCCGGCTCGGACGTCGCTGGCAGACCCTCCACAGACTCGTCTACGTCGCGGCCGTCTGCGGCGTGATCCACCTGCTCTGGATCGTCAAGGGCAACGACCTGCGCGAACCCGCGACTTACGCCGCGATCCTCGCCGCGCTGCTGGTCATCCGCGTGTTGCCGCGACGCCCCTACTTCGGGAAGTTGGCGATCAGCTTGGTCGCGATGATCTCGCCCATCCTGTCGTAACCCCACTGCGTGGGGTGCAGACCGTCAGGGCACATGTCGATGAGGACGAAGCGCTCGCGCCGGACCTGCTGTTCTTCGGCCAGCAGGTACGTCAGGTTTCCAAGTTGCTCGGCGGCCCACAGGTCCACGGCGGGCTCACCGGTGGCTTCGTTGATGCCATAGGAATCGAAGCGTGTGAGAAGCACGCGCAGGCCCTTCGCCTTGGCGTCCTGCGTGACGACGCGCAGCGAATCGCGCACTCGTTCCGGTGTACGCCCGTCGTTCAAATCGTTGACGCCCTCCAATACGACGATCACGTCGTGGGGTGCCAGATAGTCGGCTGGACGCGGCTGTGCACCGTTGGGCGGCGGTTCGGCATAGAAGCAGTTGGGTAGCCCGGCCGTGCAGCGGGCCGCCCGTGTCTCGCCGTCAGGAACAATCGCTTCACCGGGCCAGCCGGCGTTGGTCACGAGTACGTACTGGCCGTACTGCGGTACCGCGCGCAACCCGTTTCTCAGCACGAGCGGGTACGGGCGGTCGACGTGCAAATCGACTTTCTGGCCGGCGACGATCTTGTTGGTCACGCCCCACGTGATGCTGTCGCCGAAGGCCAGGATGCTGAAGTAGCGCGTGAAGTTCGGCGCGTTCATGTAGCGGCCGTTGGTCAGGACCGCCACGGGCACGGGCCCGGCGTTTCCGTAACCACCTGCTTGCGTTCGTGCCGGCGTGGTGAACGTGATCTCCGTTGACGTGACCGATGAGGGCAGCACGCGCTGGCCCGCGAAGTACACCTCGGTGGTGCCGCCGAACCCGGAGCCGGTGATCGTCACCGACGTGCCTCCGGACAGCCTTCCTGACGTGGGCGCCATGCTCGTGAGGCTGACGGCGACAGGCTTGTTCGCGGGCGCCGTGATGGCGCCGGTCCATGGCGTGCCGCCGTTGGCGTGGCCGCCCGTGAAGTCGTTCCAGTACATGGCGCGCTCGGCGACGAATGGCAGCGGCGAGTCGCCCACCGATTCGAGGAACGCGGCGAAGCGCCGGCCGTTCAACAGCGCGTAGTCCGGGTCTGCAGTGCCGCCCTGTACGACGGGCCAGATGTTGGTGCGCGTGTTGGCCGCCACTGGCACCGTGACGACGACGCCGCGCCCGTCTTCGGTGACGAAGGTGGCGCGCACCTGGATGGGCGACGCGTTCGGGTTCACCAGCAGGAAGAAGCTGTCGAACGTCGCGCCGGACGGATCGCCGCCCTGCCGTCCCTCGGCGAACGCCCACGTCGTCTGTGGCGCTTCGATCCCCGCGACAGCGTGGCCCTCCTTCCAGGGGAAGACCGGACGCGTGGGGTCGGTCGCGCTCGGCGTACCCCAGTACACGGCGCGCTCGGCGACGATGGGGATCGTGCTCTCGAGCTTCACGGAGAAGGACACGCCCGGCAGCAGGAGCGGACCATCCTCGCCATCGCGTTCCGCGTCGGTCCAGATGTTGAAGCGGCTCTTCTTGCCGACCGTGTACGTCTTCGTGATCGGCGTGCCGGCGTCGAGGTAGTACGTGGCCGTGACCTGCGCCGGCGTGTCGGCGTCGTTGCCGATCAGGATGAACGTCTCGAAGGCGATCGAGGGATTGCCGCCCGTGAACCCCTCGGCGAAGTACCACGTGGATTTCGGTTCCGCGATGCCGAGCTCGTCGTGCCCGCTTTTCAGCGAGTCGAAGTACATCGCGCGCTCGGCCACGATGGGACCCGTGGCCTCCACCACCGTGGAGAACCCCTCGCTGGCGAGTGGCTCCTCGGACGTCGGCCACAACGTCTCGCGGCCCCCTGGGGGGATCGCCCTGTTGACGGTGATGGTCGAACCGTTGCTGCGCAGGTATGTGACGTCGGCCGTGACGGGCGTCGTTCCGGGGTTGGCCAGGAGGATGAAGGTCTGGAAGATGCCGCCAGACCCTTCCGCGAGGACCCAGCGCGTGGCAGGTGCCGTGGTGCCACTCGCACTCGATCCGCCTCCATAGGGCACGGCATCCTGTGGGAAGAACAGGCTACGCTCCACGATGATGTCGGCCGGCGTGTCGGTGCCCTTGATCACGGCGGAGACGCGGGCCGATGCGGCACCGTTCAGGCCGGGGAACGACTGCTTCAGGTTCACCGTGAGACGGCCGGTGGCCGGCAGCGTGAACGTGACGGGATTGGGACCCGTGAAGATGGCGTCGCTGCCGGGGAGCAACTGGACGCTCACGGTGAGCGCCGCGCCAGACGGATTCCCGACGAGGATGTCTTCATCGAAGATGGCGTTGCTGGCGCCTTCGGCCAGGAACCACGTACTGGCGCTCTGTGCGAACGCATCAGTGCTGCAGCACAGCAGCATCACCAGGAGCAGGACACGCATGGGCATACAGGTATCGACGGGTCAGGACGTCCCGAGCCCTTGAGCGTACCGCGCCTCACCGGACCGGAGCAACACGGCCGGGCACCGGACACCAGCATTCGTCATTCGACATTCGGCATTCGTCGCTCCCACATCTCGATCCGTGGATTGATCTTGTCGAGATTGGTCAGGCCGAGCTGCGTGTAGCGCGACAGGTAGGCGGGATGGGCCTGGAACGCCCACCACGGCACCGGCGCCTGCCACGCCGTGCGCAGCCCATATCCGAGTGTGCCGTCCTCGAGCGCGGTCCGCATCTGGAAGCCCGTCGGATCACGCGCGTCGTAGCGATTCATCCAGGCGCGATCGAAGACCAGCACGGCAGGGGTCCACTGCGCCACGTCCTCGGCCGACGCCTGGAGGTCCACGACGGGGAGGGTGTCGGTGCGCG is drawn from Acidobacteriota bacterium and contains these coding sequences:
- the msrP gene encoding protein-methionine-sulfoxide reductase catalytic subunit MsrP encodes the protein MLIRRATQIPAREITDERLYLDRRAFIKSSVGVAAGGLAGALMVGDAHAQTALTGVTKSPLSTTGEKLNSFEDITSYNNFYEFGTDKGDPKAHSGRFKPLPWTVKIDGEVGKPGAYTIEDLLTRFPLEERVYRLRCVEAWSMVIPWVGFPLASLLKLVEPTSKAGFVEFTTIDRASEMPGLRYPVLEWPYKEGLRLDEAQHPLTLLAVGLYGKTLLNQNGAPLRLVVPWKYGFKSIKSIVRLRLTAGRPQTSWNRSAPQEYGFYSNVNPEVDHPRWSQARERRIGEFFRRETLMFNGYADQVAKLYAGMNLKREF
- a CDS encoding sulfoxide reductase heme-binding subunit YedZ, giving the protein MLTARRLKPLIWIVCLAPLAWLVYRMVFGGLSPNPIDDITDQTGQWALRWLLVSLAVTPIRRLTGWNGVVQWRRLLGLFAFFYVCLHLATYVVLDQFFDVNAIAADIAKRRYITVGVAGFLLLLPLAITSTQGWIGRLGRRWQTLHRLVYVAAVCGVIHLLWIVKGNDLREPATYAAILAALLVIRVLPRRPYFGKLAISLVAMISPILS
- a CDS encoding IPT/TIG domain-containing protein, coding for MPMRVLLLVMLLCCSTDAFAQSASTWFLAEGASNAIFDEDILVGNPSGAALTVSVQLLPGSDAIFTGPNPVTFTLPATGRLTVNLKQSFPGLNGAASARVSAVIKGTDTPADIIVERSLFFPQDAVPYGGGSSASGTTAPATRWVLAEGSGGIFQTFILLANPGTTPVTADVTYLRSNGSTITVNRAIPPGGRETLWPTSEEPLASEGFSTVVEATGPIVAERAMYFDSLKSGHDELGIAEPKSTWYFAEGFTGGNPSIAFETFILIGNDADTPAQVTATYYLDAGTPITKTYTVGKKSRFNIWTDAERDGEDGPLLLPGVSFSVKLESTIPIVAERAVYWGTPSATDPTRPVFPWKEGHAVAGIEAPQTTWAFAEGRQGGDPSGATFDSFFLLVNPNASPIQVRATFVTEDGRGVVVTVPVAANTRTNIWPVVQGGTADPDYALLNGRRFAAFLESVGDSPLPFVAERAMYWNDFTGGHANGGTPWTGAITAPANKPVAVSLTSMAPTSGRLSGGTSVTITGSGFGGTTEVYFAGQRVLPSSVTSTEITFTTPARTQAGGYGNAGPVPVAVLTNGRYMNAPNFTRYFSILAFGDSITWGVTNKIVAGQKVDLHVDRPYPLVLRNGLRAVPQYGQYVLVTNAGWPGEAIVPDGETRAARCTAGLPNCFYAEPPPNGAQPRPADYLAPHDVIVVLEGVNDLNDGRTPERVRDSLRVVTQDAKAKGLRVLLTRFDSYGINEATGEPAVDLWAAEQLGNLTYLLAEEQQVRRERFVLIDMCPDGLHPTQWGYDRMGEIIATKLIANFPK